The genomic segment CAAGATGTATGTGGATATTGAAATCTCAGCAGATGGAACGATTCCTCTGGATGAGGCACATGACATTGCGGAAAATGTTCATCATAGTATAGAGAAGAATTTTAAAGACGTAAAACACTGCATGGTTCATGTGAATCCGGTGAATGAGTAAATGAAAAGCGAGACTGTCCGAAGTATAATCTGGGCAGTCTTGTTTTTTATTGGATAATCATCTATGCTATAAGCGAAACTCGTATTATCTGTTCTTTGTATGGCAGTAAGTCTGGGAAGCGTACAGAAAATACAGGTAGCGAAAGGACTGCTATAGAATAGCAGAAATCACTTTTTTATTGAGAAACAGATAAATTTATTTGTTTGACTGGAAATTTTACGTAAATATAACATGGACATTCCATGGAATTGATATTCAAAGTTTATAATTCTAAACGTTATGGGATGTCAGAGTCAAAAGGTTTGATAAATTTTGCCACTGATATCACGAATAAAAAGAGTGAGGAATTATCCGAATGAAAAAACAACAGAAAAAAAGCAAAGAAATTACAGCACCTGTATATATGATGAACAGAGAACTGTCCTGGCTGAAGTTTAATGAGAGAGTTTTAAATGAGGCGGGAAATCCAGGAGTTCCGCTTGCGGAGAGACTGACATTTGCTGCTATTTATCAGTCAAATCTGGATGAATTTTACAGAGTCAGAGTCGGAACTCTGATGGATCAGATGGAAGCATCTGAAGTAATACGTGAGAATAAAACAAACATGACCAGTGAAGAACAGGTAACTGCAATCATTCAGGCCACCAGAGATCTGGATCAGAAAAAGGCAGCTATCTATGAACAGCTGATGGGAGAACTGGAGCCTTACGGAGTGCGTCTGATCAATTTTAACAGATTATCTGCAGAGGAAGGCAAGCTTCTGGAAACATATTTTGATCAGGAGATCGCACCGTATCTGTCTGCAAATATTGTGAGCAAACAGCAGCCATTTCCATTCCTGAAAAATAAAAATATTTATGCAGTGGCATCACTGATGAGCAAGGGTGGAAAAACAAAAACAGCTATTATCCCTTGCAGTAATACTGTATTCAGACGTTTGATCGATATTCCTACAAGAAAAGGGACTTTCATGCTTTCAGAGGAACTGATTCTTCATTTTCTGCCGAAAATGTTTAAGAGTTATGAGATCAGGGAGAAAGCGCTGCTCCGTATTACCAGAAATGCAGATATTGATACAGAAACCATTTATGATGAGGATCTGGATTACAGGGATGCAATGGAGAATCTGATCAAGCAGAGAAGACGAATGAATCCTGTAAGAATGGAGTTATCCAGAGAATTAAATAAAAAGATGATAAGTTCACTCTGTAAGGAGCTTCATGTGGATAAAGAACACGTATTTTTGACCAGGGTTCCGCTTGATATGTCCTTTGTATTCGGACTTCAGGGATATCTGAGGAATACTGCCCAGGACAAACTTTTCTATCAGAGAAGAACTCCCAGAATGACACCGGAGCTAGATGACAAGAGTGCTCTGATTCCACAGATCATGAAGAAAGATGTACTGTTATCCTATCCATTTGAAAATATCAGATCTTTTATTAATCTTCTGAATGAGGCTGCAAAGGATGATTCTGTTGTATCCATCAAGATGACATTATATCGTCTGGCGGACAAGAGCCAGATTGTAGATGCTCTGGTGGAAGCAGCAGAAAACGGAAAAGAAGTTGTTGTACTTGTAGAGCTGAGAGCCAGATTTGATGAGGAAAGCAATATTGAATATTCCAGAAAACTGGAAGAAGCTGGCTGCAGAGTAATCTATGGACTGAATGGATATAAAGTACATTCCAAGCTGTGCCTGATCTCCAGAAAAACAGATAAGGGTGTGTCCTATATTACGCAGATTGGTACAGGTAATTATAATGAAAAAACATCTGCACTTTACACAGATCTGTCACTGATCACAGCAAATCAGGAAATCGGAAAAGAAGCAGCAGAAGTGTTTGCAGCTCTTCTGAAAGGGGAAGTTGTTGAGAAATCCAATCTTCTTCTGGTTGCACCGAAATGTCTGCAGAACAGAGTTCTGGATATGATACAGGAAGAAATCGACCAGGTGAAACAGGGAAAGGAAGGCTATATTGGAATCAAGATCAATTCCCTGACAGATAAGGTGATCATCAATAAACTGGTGGAAGCATCTCAGGCAGGAGTAAAGATAGAGATGGTCGTCAGAGGTATCTGCTGTCTGATTCCGGAGATTAAGGGATATACAGAGAATATCAAGGTTGTAAGTATTGTAGGCCGTTATCTGGAGCATTCCAGAATCTATCGCTTCGGTACAAAAGAAAGAGAAAAAATATATATTGCATCTGCTGACTTTATGACAAGAAATACAGTCCGTCGTGTGGAGGTGGCTGCTCCGGTTCTTAATGAGAAATTAAAGGAACGTCTGGACTGGATGTTCGAGACCATGATGAATGATGATGAAAAAGGAAAGAGACTGACAGAAACAGGAAATTATGCAGACAGAAGCCTGAATGATGTCAAACTCAATTCCCAGGAAATCTTTTATGCCATGGCATACAGCAATGCGGAGAAGACCCAGAAAAAAAGAGAAGATTGAAAAGTAGAAGATTAAGAAGAAATATTTGTTGACAATATTGTAGATTGCCTGAAAAAGATACTATGTGGATCAGTATAATAGATTCATATAGTATCTTTTTGATTACTTCTATGATTACTTTTGATCATCCGAGATAAAACGAAAACGCCCGAAACCCAGTAAATACAAGGCTTTCGAGCGTTTTTAAGAGCAGGGGATGAGAGAATCGAACTCCCACCAAAGGTTTTGGAGACCCCTATCATACCATTTGACCAATCCCCTATCAAAACCAACTTGTAAAATTTCTTTTACTGTTGCAATTATACATATAAAAGCAACGATTGTCAAGCTTATTGTGCATTTTTATTATAAAGAATTTTACAAAGAAAGAGCGGAGATGGAGGGATTTGAACCCTCGCACCGGTTGCCCGGCCTGCCGCATTTCGAGTGCGGTCCCTTCAGCCTCTTGGGTACATCTCCATATTAAGATTAGAAACAGTTCTGAAGTGTAACTGGAACTGTTTTTTATTATATAAGGAATCTACGGAAAGGTCAATTCTTTTTTTATTGACGAATTGGTTTTGCTGTAATAAGATAATAACAAAATGCGGTTGTGTACCCTCTGGATTGCTATTGTCTGGGGATAATAAGCAGCTGCGAGGAAAGCAGATAGGTGACGATTATGACAGATAAGAAGAAAACAATTCTGGAGGCTGTGGAGAAGCTGACAGATACTTACCGTAAAGAAGAACTCTTTCTGGGAAAGGACAGAGAACGTCTTCCAAATAAGAAAGAGATTATTAACTTCATTAAAGATATGAGGTCTATTATTTTTCCCGGATATTTCAGTGTGGATTCCAGTGCCAGCGTGTTTCCGGAGCATTATGTGGCATATCGCCTGAATGATCTGTATGACTGCTTGCAGGAGCAGATTGAGATTGCATTTTTATATCAGGGTGAAGAAGAACAGAAGGCCAAAGAACATGCAGAGCAGATCACAGAGCGATTTTTTGCAAATGTTCCGGAAATTCAGCGTATGCTGCTGACTGACCTGCAGGCAGGTTTTGACGGTGACCCGGCTGCCAAGAGTAAAGAGGAGATCATTTTCTCTTATCCTGGATTTTATGCAATTTATGTATACAGACTTGCACATGTTCTGTATCTGGAAAATGTGCCGTTTATTCCAAGAATTATGTCTGAATATGCACATGGTTATACAGGTATCGATATCAATCCGGGTGCTACGATTGGAGAATATTTCTTCATTGACCATGGAACCGGTGTTGTAATCGGTGAGACTACGGAGATTGGAAAGAATGTGAAGCTGTATCAGGGCGTGACTCTTGGCGCACTTTCCACCCGTCAGGGACAACTGCTTGCCAATGTGAAGAGACATCCGACGATCAGAGATAATGTGACGATTTATTCTAACTCTTCTGTGTTGGGCGGTGAGACTGTGATAGGAGAGAATACAATCATCGGAGGTAATACCTTTATTACAGCATCTATTCCGGCAAACACCAAGGTCAGTGCGAAGAGTCCTGAACTTGTGATTAAGAAACCAAGAAGTTCAGTGGAAGCTACGAATGTATGGGATTGGGAGAACTGATCTCTGGTTAACACTGTAAAATTTTGTTTTCCTGACAGGTTCCATCATATACAGTAAGTCCAGGCTTTCAGCGTGGAAAGTAATAAGTAGCAGGTGGAAATTTGCTTATATCAGGAGGAGTGAAAGCTCCTTCTGATAAACTGCGTAGCAGTTATTCGGTATAGAGCTGAGTAGCGAAACGGATGATTTTATCCGCCTGACCAAATTGTCTGCCAGATGATAATTTGTATGTGTTGTTAAAAAAACAGAAAAAAATTTAAATTTAATGTTGACAAATACAGTTTCATCATATATACTAATCTTCGTTGATGCGACAGAGATGCACAGACAACAAGCTGTGCGGGTGTAGTTCAATGGTAGAACACCAGCCTTCCAAGCTGGATACGTGGGTTCGATTCCCATCACCCGCTTATGCGATAGTGGCGTAGTTGGTAACGCGCGACCTTGCCAAGGTCGAGACCGCGGGTTCGAGCCCCGTCTATCGCTCTTTTAACTGAATATCTGCGGGTGTAGTTCAATGGTAGAACACCAGCCTTCCAAGCTGGATACGTGGGTTCGATTCCCATCACCCGCTTGTGCGATAGTGGCGTAGTTGGTAACGCGCGACCTTGCCAAGGTCGAGACCGCGGGTTCGAGCCCCGTCTATCGCTCTTAGGACTTCGGATTTTCCGAAGTCCTTTTTTCTTTTAAGAACCACTATAAAAGAACTGCGGCATATCCATTTGATAAATATGCCGCAGTCCGTTAGGAAGGATTATAGTATAGAATTATAATTTCAGATGTCGGCTTGTACTCAGGATTGTTCTGAGATAGTGTCGGAATCACCGTAAAAGGTCAGAAGATAGAGTCCGCAGATTCCAACCAGACCATATACGATTCTGGAAACCCAGCTCATGCTTCCGAAAAGGAGAGCGACCAGGTTCAGATTGAAAAAACCAATCAGTCCCCAGTTAACAGCTCCGATAATGGCGATAGTCAGCGCCGTATATCTTAAACATTTGCTTCCCATAAGTCACCATCCTTTCATAACCTGTCGCTGTATACAGCTTTTACAGGAATCATAAAGCTATTACATTTCATATTGTGCCATGAAAGACAAAAAATATGCACAGCAGGTTCAAATTAAATTTGAACCACTGTGCATATTTCAACAGAATTAAATAAGTTTTCTGCTTCAATTGAGAATATCTGTCTGACAATCGGATTATTTTACTTTAAGTATCTGTCTGGCATTTGCGTCTTCATCGAAGGAAAATGCCTCCTGTGCCTGAACCGTTACATCACTCTCATCTGTCAGTGTAAATGCCTGGCATACATTAACGGTCTGTCCGGGCTGAATCTCAGCTGTAAAATGATCGATGGCATCGTCATTATTCTCGGGAATCGCTGCCTCGCAGGATTCTCCATGCTGGTAAGCTTTTAGGCTGACATCAACCATTGCACTGGATGCAGAGGAAGAATTATTGGTGTAATCGTAATAAACCATAATACATGGATTTCCGGCAAAGTCTTTGGTGATCGTATGTTTGGTATATTTGATCGTAAATTTTTCTGTTGTGAGATTAAGCGTATCATCTGCAGATGCCTCCGGTGCATTGGAAGAAGAACCTGAGGAATCTTCGTTATCCATATTGTTGAGGGAGTTGTTTATTTCCTCTTCAACACTCTTGAAGTTTGCTGACATGATTTTTACTGTCTCATCATCCAGAGAAACAATTTTCCATCCGGAATCTGTTTTGATCACCGGATAGGTGATATCTGTTTCGGAGAATACATCCTTTTCCACTTTTTTTGCCTGTTCATTCAGAATGGAAGCAAGTTTTGCCTGTGTCTCTTCTTCTGTAAGCTGGTTTCCGGCATAAGCGTTGGAAACGATCTGACGGAGAAATTCAGTGATAGTCGCTTTATAAATATTGGTTCCGTCAATGTAAGTGATATGTGCTGTGACAGAAGCTGTACCATTCTGGATGTCGAATCTGTTTCTGGTGATCTTATAGGTCATCTTTTTGTTAATTTCTGAGAAGAAATCCGTGTATGCGGCATCGCGGATATCTGCATTGTCCAGTGCTGTGAGATCGCTGCTCTGGATCATGGATTCCATTGCATTGAAGTCCATTTTCTTCATACTGTCAAGAAAATTTTCAACTGCCTTGCGTGGCTGCTGTCGCTGATAGAAATAGAAACCTGTACCTCCGCCAATGACGAGAACCAGGATCAGAATGAAAATAATCAGCCCGGCATGTCCTTTCTTATTACCTTTTGTCATATTTCCTCCTGCCTTAGAGCATAACCGCTCTGAAACGTATTATGTTAAAAAGTTTCAATTTTATATCTGCAACAACATTCGTGCAGATGTAATGTTACTGAGAACAGAGTGAACAGTAACGATATAATTGATTATATCAGAATGCGTTGACAATGGCAATTGTCTTACTTATAATCAAAATTATAGAAATCAGAGCGGATAATATAAATATATAAGAAAATACAGAAAGAAGGTGTGGATCTATGAAGTATGAGAGTTCTTTTAAATCAGAAGCAGACGGGCTTGAGATTTCGGTCATGGCACTGATACCGGATAAGAAACCCTATCGTGCAATTGTACAGCTGGTTCATGGAATGAGTGAGCATAAAGATAGATATATCCCGTTTATGCAGTATCTGGCAAAGCTTGGATATGTGGTGGTGATCCATGATCACAGAGGACATGGAAAAAGTGTAAAACATCAGGATGATCTCGGTTTTACATACGGTGGAGGAGCACAGGCGATGCTTCAGGATATCCGAACAGTGAACAGGAAAATCCATGCATACTATCCGGAACTTCCGCTGATTCTGATGGGGCACAGTATGGGTTCGCTGGCAGTGAGGGCATTTGTGGCAGAACATGACAGCTGCGTAGATATGCTGATTGTGTGCGGTTCTCCAAGCTACAATACTGCCATGCCTCTGGGAGTTGCCATTGCAAAGACAGAGAAAGCAGTCTTTGGACCGAGACACAGAAGTAAACTGATAGAAACAATGTCCTTTGGTGCAGGGGCGATGAAATTCCGAAAGGATAAGAGGTGTACAGCTTGGATCTGTTCTGATCCTGATGTGGCGAAAGAATATGAGGAATCCGAATTGTGTGGTTTCACTTTTACGGACGATGCGTATCTGGCATTATTTGAACTGATGAAGCGTGCCTATGATGTGGAGCATTTTTCCTGTACAAATCCAGATATGCCGGTACTGTTTGTAAGTGGGGCTGAGGATCCCTGTCTGATCAATGTGCGCCATTTTGCAAAGACAGTGCGGGCTATGCGACGGGCCGGTTATAAAGATGTAAAGGGGAAACTGTATCCGGGAATGCGTCATGAAATTCTTAATGAGATCGGCAGGGAGCAGGTTTATCATGATATTGCTGTCTATATGAGAAAAAAAGGTTTCTGAGTGGATGTATAAAATGGAGAGATATCCGGTTAAACTATAACGATCTGTAACTATTTGTTGTTTGATGGCTGCGAATTGCTATAGAACCATTAAAATCCATTTTAAGAGAGGAGAACCGGATATTGGGAAAAAACAAAATGATATTGTTGCTGATACTTGTTTTCAGCATTGGCTGTGCAGGCTGTACGGAGAAAAATCCGGCGGCAGAACAGGGAGAACTTGTAAAAAATGAGAGACTGTCGGAGCAATTCGGCAGTCTTTCTCGCTGTTAAGGTATAAGACTTTACGTTTGAATAATTGTGCGTCGCATTCTCGTTACTTTGATGAGTTAAACGCGCAAATTTTTTACCAAAAGAAAGAACGGATGTTTACTTCTGGCACTATATGTGCTAAAATATAGCCATAGGTAGTAGAAAAAACAACAGAATCTGAGAAAAGAGTTATCAGGGAGAAATAAAAATGCAGATAATATCCAGTTATGGTGTGGAATTACGAAAACAGAATATTCCGGTCCGCCAGACACTGGAGATCTACCGTTCTGCTGTCAGTTATCTGATTGGGATTTATGTGCAGGTATGGGAAAAATTAGCAGAAATCCCGGATGCAAAGAGGCGTTTTAATGCTGCAGAACATCTGGTACATACTACGAAGAAAAACCATGCCTGTTTTGATTTTGATATCCGGTTCCCAAAGATGCCTTCCTATCTGCGCAGATCTGCCATCCAGCATGCACTGGGGACAGTATCCTCTTATAAAACACGGTTGGATCTATGGGAAAAGACAGACGGAAAGAGTGGGAAACCAAAGCTTGTATATGAAAACCACGCCATGCCGGTCTTCTACCGTGATGTCATGTACCGTGAGGGAGCGGAAAGGAAAGACGAAGCATACCTGAAAATCTATGACGGCCATGACTGGAAATGGTTCTGTGTACGTCTGGAGCATACGGATATGGAATATCTGAGAAAATACTGGTCAGGAAAAAAAGCATCTGCCCCGACACTGGAGAAAAGACACCATAAATATTTCCTGCGTTTTACCTATACAGAAGAAGTAACACTTACCAAAACACCTGTGAAAGAACAGGTCATCTGCAGCGTGGACCTGGGGATCAATACCGATGCAGTCTGTACCATCATGCGGGCAGACGGAACTGTCCTGGGAAGAAAATTCATAGATCATCCCAGTGAAAAAGACCGGATGTACCGCGCACTGGGACGGATCCGCAGATTCCAGAGGGAACATGGTTCTGCGCAGACACAGGGAAGATGGACGTATACGAAACGTCTGAACACAGAACTGGGTAAAAAGATTGCAGGTGCGATCGTAAGATATGCGGAAGAAAACCATGCAGATGTGATCGTGTTCGAGTATCTGGAGATGCAGGGGAAGATACCGGGAAAGAAAAAGCAGAAACTGCACCTGTGGAGAAAGCGGGATATCCAAAGACGCTGTGAACATCAGGCACACAGGAAAAGGATGCGGGTATCCCGGATCTGTGCATGGAACACCAGCAGACTGGCTTATGATGGTTCCGGGGCGGTAACACGTGACTGGGAAGATTACAGCCTCTGTACTTTCCAGACAGGAAAACGATATAATTGTGACCTGTCAGCATCCTATAATATAGGAGCCAGATATTTTATAAGAGAACTTTTAAAACCCCTTCCGGTAACGGAAAGGTCTTTGCTGGAGGCAAAAGTCCCTCCTGTAAAGCGTAGAACCTCATGCGTCTATGCAGATCTGAGAAAACTCCATTCAGAAATGGAATTCTTAAAAGCAGCATAGATACAGGCAGATATACAGCGGACTACCTGTAATGTGGGAACCAGCCATATCTGGCATGGGAAATGCGCATAACTGCGCACCTAAGTTACAGGCGTATCCGCCGATATTCAGTCTGACGCCTAAAGCGTCTGGAAGCACGTGACTTCAGTCATGTGAGGTTCACAGAAAAAATGATAAGATAGTTTCATCTGTTAAGGTGTTGAACAGTTATAAATATGAGGAGGTTTTTATGGAGAAAAACGAAAACGAAGAACTGCTGGAACAAAGCCCGGCAGAGATTCAGCAGGAAGATACGCAGAAAATTGCAAAGAGCGGGGAAGAAGAGCCGGATACAGAAGAACAGAAAGTCTCCAATGGAAGATTTATACTCTGGAGTCTGGCGGGAGTGTATCTGTTGTATACAAGTTACAGTCTCTGTAAGGGATATGTAACAGGCGAAGAAGGAACCAGTATGGGATTTATGCTTGCCGGAATTGCATTTGCAGCTATTGGTGCTGGTCTGCTGTTTTTCGGCATTAAAAATATGCTCTCAGAAGAGAAGATCAAGAAAGCAAAAGCAGCGAAGAATGCGGCAATGGAAGCTGCCGCAGGCGGAGAACTGAAGAAAGAGGATGCATCCGGGCAGAACAGATCAATGAGCATTGCTGAAAGGGCTAATATGGTTAAGAATCTGGAAGACGAAGAGGAAGACGGGGAAAACGAGAAAGAATGAAAATATTGATCACATTGCTGAAACCGTTGTCTTTTTTACCGGCACTGCTGATGATGTATATCATCTTTTCGTTCTCAGCCCAGCCGGGTGAAGTTTCAGGTAATCTGAGCTATAAAATAAGTTATGAGATCATAGAAACGAAGAGCGAGCTTTTGTCAGAGAATCTGAGCAGTGAAGAGATTGCCTATAAGGCAGATGGAATTCACTACTATGTGAGAAAAGCGGCACATATGACAGAGTATTTTCTGCTGGCTATCGCTATTTCTTTTCCTTTATATGTCTATGGTGTGAGAGGAATCTGGCTGATGCTTCTTGCGGGAATTGTCTGTGTGGGATTTGCAGGGCTGGATGAGTATCATCAGTCTTTTGTGGATGCCCGTACACCTGCGGTAAAGGATGTGGGAATCGACAGTATAGGGGCGTTTATCGGAATACTTCTTGTTCAGGCATTCTGCTGGTCTGTACTGAATAATCCTAATAAAAAGAAGAAAAAAAGAAGTCATTAAATAATCAGGAAAAATACATATTCAAAAAAGGAAAGACAAAAAGGAGCTGCCACATTAATAAGAACTTAATGTGGTATGCTCCTTTTGACATTGGTTCACTGGTAATATCCTGCGAAGCGTGTTGTTGTGAACAGTAATTTTTGACTTGAATGTACACTTGATTTCCTGCTGCGTTTAAGCCTGGATTTCTGAAAGTCTGTCCAGTCCGGCTTTGGTATGGCGGATAAAAATATCTCTGACCGCCTGGATCTCGCCAAGACCTTTCAGAGTACATTTGACAGAATATCCCTCTTTTTCCAGAATACTTTTCCAGGAATCATCGTCCTCTCCGGACATATCATTGGTAGCATGATCACCTGCGACGATCATAAAAGGTGCCAGATGAACATGAGCCGGATGCAGATTTTTTAATTTATCCAGAAAGCTTTCAATGGAGAAATCCCCTTCAACCGTTCCCATATGCATATTGGAATAGCCGAAATGCTTAAACAGTTCGTCCATCTCAGGATAAAGTTCATTGGCAACATGCTCTGTTCCATGTCCCATAAATAAGAGAATTTCATCAGAATCAGGGTGATATTCCTGTGCCATAGCCTGACAGACCTCTTCTTTGTCCTGTTTTGTAACCATCAGAGAATCACAGATAATGACAGAATCGAAATCCTTTTTATGTGCAAGAACTTTTTCTTTCATAGCATCACTCTCAAATCCGGTGATCACATAGGTTGGCTGTACAACGACATTTCGAATTCCGTCCGCTTTCAGCTGGGTCATTGCCTCATCAATATCCATAATGTGGATCCCGTCCCGCTTCCGGAGTTTGGCGCGGATACGGGGACTTGTCCATGCGCAGTATAACGGATATTCCGGAAATGCATGATGCAGGTCAGATTCAATCTGTTCAATTGTTTTTTTTCGTGTTTCTTCATAACTTGTACCGAAGCTGATAACAAGAATTGCTGTTTTTTCAGTTACCCCCATTTTAAATCTCCTTATAATAAGTATATTGGCATTTACCACAACTGCCACTGACAGGTTTTCCGCAAAACAGATGTAGTGGCGGTAAAAGGTAATTGACTGCGCACTCATATAAAAAAGATGTCATGATAATAGACATTGTTTTTTATTATACAGGGAGTTATAGGGAAACACAAGTAAAAGCTAAGATTTTGACGTCTGAGTATCTCTGTATGCAGATGGAGTGACATTCATTTTTTTCTTGAAGCTTGTGCTGAAATAATATTGATTGGCGTAACCGCATTTCATACTGATTTCCTTCAGAGTCATGTTTGTGGCTGTAAGATAACGGCAGGCGGCGTTGATTCGCTGAGTAGTGATATAGTCACTGATACTCACGCCCTGTTTCTTTTTAAAGAGGGCACTCAGATAAGCCGGGCTGACATTGGCTTCGCTGGCGATATCGTTCAGGCACAGAGTATTGCTGGCATAGTTTTCGTCAATATATGAAGTTACAGATTCGCATAATTTCTGGTGATAATCATTCAGAGAAGAATCCAGTTTCCGGCAGAGAAGGCGGCAGAGTTCGTTGAGCCAGCCGCATAGTTCTTCTGTGGTATGAAATTCTTCCAGATGATTGTATACATACAGGATCTTTGCTTCCAGATCATGGGTATCCAGGTTTAGTTCATAGAAAAACTTCAGAATCCTTCCAAGCAGAGAGTAGATCTGGATAAATGCGAAACTTTTGGTGCGGAAGTTCTCAGTAAGCCATCTGGAGAAATCCTGAAACCAGGAGTCAATTGCAGAAACATCCTTTTTACACAGAAGGCGGATTAATTCCTCCTCTCTGGAATCGGAGAAATCAGTGGCAGATAAGTCATGTCCAAGAGCCTCACGTCCGTCAAATACGTTCTGGTGTGGGAAAAAGAAACGATAATCCAGTGCATGAACTGCACTTTCATAAGAACGGTTCAGATCCCACAGATCCTGTACAATGGCACCGATTCCGGCATTCAGAACCAGTCCCTGTGAATTGCAGTTATCTACAAGTGCAGAAATGATTTTATAGGTAAGCTGGCGAAAATTTCCGGACTGGCAGCCGCTTTGTCCGATCACACACAGATAACCATCAATATCCTGCAGGGGATAAATATAATTTAATTCTGAGGTTTGTTCTGTGATCAGATCACGAAGATTCAGCAGTTCCATCTGAAATTTCTCAATGCCATAGGAATCCCTGAGAGACTGTGCATTTTCCAGTTCAAGAATCACTACGTTATAAAAATCATAATCCAGTTTAAGGTTCAGGTAGTTCAGATAAGGTTTGAGACGATAGGAAGCCTCCTGCCTGGAACGGTGAGTGATATCACGGAAAAATTTTTCGATAAGCAAAGGCCTGCTCTGTTTAAGCAACTGCAGATTTTTCTGCTCACGTTCCATCAGGGCAAAAGCATTTTTTACTTTCTGGATCAGATATGCGTAATCCAGAGGTTTTTCAATATAATCCAATGCACCAAGAAGCAGAGCGCGTCTTGCATATTCAAATTTATCATAGGCACTGATCAGTATGATTTTTACCATTGGATTAATATCCAGTGCTTGCCTGCTCATTGAAATTCCGTCCAGATCCGGCATTTCAATATCTGAGATGATCAAATCTACAGGTTCTTTTTTCATAGCGTCTATCGCAGAGGTTCCGTTGTAGCAGATATGTACGATTTCTGCGTTCAGAACTTCCCAGTCTATGTTCTTTTCAATTCCTTCTGCTGACAGATAATTGTCATCTACAATCATTATTTTCCTCATCTGTATCCTCCATTTGTTGAAATTCAATTGTGACATAGGTACCGTTTCCGGGATGGCTGTCAATACGCACAGAGCCGTTACCGTACAAAGGATTGGAAATGCGGGCGCTTACATTTGAAATTCCAAAATGTTTTTCGTAATTTATGACTTTGTTGTCTATGGCATATCGGAGCTGTTCCAGTGTCTCCGGAGACATTCCGGCT from the Blautia wexlerae DSM 19850 genome contains:
- a CDS encoding AraC family transcriptional regulator gives rise to the protein MRKIMIVDDNYLSAEGIEKNIDWEVLNAEIVHICYNGTSAIDAMKKEPVDLIISDIEMPDLDGISMSRQALDINPMVKIILISAYDKFEYARRALLLGALDYIEKPLDYAYLIQKVKNAFALMEREQKNLQLLKQSRPLLIEKFFRDITHRSRQEASYRLKPYLNYLNLKLDYDFYNVVILELENAQSLRDSYGIEKFQMELLNLRDLITEQTSELNYIYPLQDIDGYLCVIGQSGCQSGNFRQLTYKIISALVDNCNSQGLVLNAGIGAIVQDLWDLNRSYESAVHALDYRFFFPHQNVFDGREALGHDLSATDFSDSREEELIRLLCKKDVSAIDSWFQDFSRWLTENFRTKSFAFIQIYSLLGRILKFFYELNLDTHDLEAKILYVYNHLEEFHTTEELCGWLNELCRLLCRKLDSSLNDYHQKLCESVTSYIDENYASNTLCLNDIASEANVSPAYLSALFKKKQGVSISDYITTQRINAACRYLTATNMTLKEISMKCGYANQYYFSTSFKKKMNVTPSAYRDTQTSKS
- a CDS encoding sirohydrochlorin cobaltochelatase, which gives rise to MGVTEKTAILVISFGTSYEETRKKTIEQIESDLHHAFPEYPLYCAWTSPRIRAKLRKRDGIHIMDIDEAMTQLKADGIRNVVVQPTYVITGFESDAMKEKVLAHKKDFDSVIICDSLMVTKQDKEEVCQAMAQEYHPDSDEILLFMGHGTEHVANELYPEMDELFKHFGYSNMHMGTVEGDFSIESFLDKLKNLHPAHVHLAPFMIVAGDHATNDMSGEDDDSWKSILEKEGYSVKCTLKGLGEIQAVRDIFIRHTKAGLDRLSEIQA
- a CDS encoding VanZ family protein, coding for MKILITLLKPLSFLPALLMMYIIFSFSAQPGEVSGNLSYKISYEIIETKSELLSENLSSEEIAYKADGIHYYVRKAAHMTEYFLLAIAISFPLYVYGVRGIWLMLLAGIVCVGFAGLDEYHQSFVDARTPAVKDVGIDSIGAFIGILLVQAFCWSVLNNPNKKKKKRSH